Proteins from a single region of Planktothrix tepida PCC 9214:
- a CDS encoding DUF3368 domain-containing protein produces MGDLTILQSLYPEVLVPFEVCQEILSGGSSNFAVAEFTAANWLQKQPDPLNISPLLLNSLDIGEASVIQLALNENIPTVCIDESVGRRIARLSGLSVTGSIGILLRAKQEGYPLSIKQSIQQMINQGIRLSTTVIEFALKQAGENN; encoded by the coding sequence TTGGGTGACTTAACTATTTTGCAATCTCTTTATCCAGAAGTATTAGTTCCTTTTGAAGTCTGCCAAGAAATTCTTAGTGGCGGTTCTAGTAACTTTGCTGTTGCCGAATTTACTGCTGCTAACTGGCTACAAAAACAGCCTGACCCTCTGAATATTTCTCCTCTCCTCCTCAACTCATTAGACATTGGCGAAGCCTCAGTTATTCAATTAGCCTTAAATGAAAATATCCCAACCGTTTGTATTGATGAATCGGTTGGACGGCGAATTGCTAGATTAAGCGGTCTTTCCGTTACAGGTTCCATTGGGATTTTATTACGTGCCAAGCAGGAAGGCTACCCTTTATCAATTAAACAATCTATTCAACAAATGATTAACCAAGGAATTCGATTAAGTACAACTGTAATTGAATTCGCCCTCAAGCAAGCCGGAGAAAATAATTAA
- a CDS encoding plasmid mobilization protein, with protein sequence MKNPTEFPNQSKLKRIDVRVSEAELLLLQQYSTECKVSISEYLRRCSLKRNLPRPPTHSSQTTLSILVSKLVEELSALSAIARSTNHPDISERAVAIAQLLSEIYQVSL encoded by the coding sequence ATGAAAAATCCAACTGAATTTCCCAATCAGTCTAAACTCAAACGAATTGATGTGCGCGTTAGCGAAGCTGAGTTACTTTTGTTGCAGCAATATTCAACAGAGTGCAAGGTTTCCATCTCTGAGTATCTGCGGCGTTGTAGTTTGAAGCGAAATTTACCTCGCCCTCCGACTCATTCCTCACAGACAACTCTTTCTATATTGGTGTCAAAGCTTGTTGAGGAACTGAGTGCGTTGAGTGCGATCGCGCGCAGCACCAACCACCCTGATATAAGTGAACGGGCGGTTGCCATTGCCCAACTACTGTCAGAAATTTATCAGGTGTCCTTATGA
- a CDS encoding relaxase/mobilization nuclease domain-containing protein: MIANITRGSNFTGVLRYVMEKPNAELMMTNVASAYGELTDLAKAFRVTAATNPRVKKPVYHLSISPAQGDTLSTAQWLKLXGLSIDIQSCYHFG, encoded by the coding sequence ATGATTGCCAACATTACCCGTGGCTCTAACTTTACTGGAGTATTGCGCTATGTGATGGAGAAGCCCAATGCTGAATTGATGATGACTAATGTAGCGAGTGCATATGGAGAATTAACCGATTTAGCCAAGGCGTTTCGAGTCACAGCAGCAACTAATCCTAGAGTCAAAAAGCCAGTGTATCACCTTAGCATTTCTCCAGCACAAGGAGATACTTTATCTACGGCTCAATGGCTAAAATTAANTGGGTTGTCTATTGACATCCAATCGTGCTACCATTTCGGATAA
- a CDS encoding DUF433 domain-containing protein, which translates to MNDSLLQRVTLDLNICHGKPCIRGLRYPVEFILELLSSGMSIEEILADYEDLERDDILAALLFATRLTQVKSIYNIAR; encoded by the coding sequence ATGAATGACTCCCTTTTGCAACGAGTTACTCTCGATCTAAATATTTGTCATGGCAAACCTTGTATCCGGGGCTTGCGTTATCCGGTTGAGTTTATTTTAGAGTTACTGAGTTCTGGGATGAGTATTGAGGAAATTTTAGCAGACTATGAGGACTTAGAACGGGATGATATTTTAGCGGCTTTACTCTTTGCTACTCGCTTAACTCAGGTAAAAAGTATTTATAATATTGCCCGATGA
- a CDS encoding Uma2 family endonuclease — MTSNLFNEFIDAGPEAKLELIESKLIVGNTLVGSRLLLKQILTGWGARAAIALAPIQHWLEALRLTYNGPIPPGLDSTETIATTLQTWAASFPYQPQDLLPGSRGEENYHNPIRSYISHSFWEIAEKLGGQSFSRDFVMRLGNNGFTPDILLFLGPPRNTLREYYLEGPAEMVLEVLRPGHEYADRIIKRDYYAAGGVPEYIILNPARKEIEFWHLIDGKYERMAPDPSGCYRPQSVPGLVFLPDNLWREDEDWYRWPQDPPIVYIEGTQPESRRLRTVENGLDWGCLPFNPQLQLEPVPISFEQYIAWCPEAKFEFWDGKPQIGGKEGIRNLIGMLLMTCGLADALKVLSPVEWVTALLETETLRQQDAQRKAVWWDLARQAATLLRSKYGVTRLGVIGDLVKPEPLNFWSEITLVVWDLPERKGYEIYQDLSNLSKEPEINLIEAESKYATLAQQQSISQFLVEI, encoded by the coding sequence ATGACATCAAACCTGTTCAATGAATTTATCGATGCCGGCCCAGAAGCCAAACTAGAATTAATTGAATCCAAGTTAATCGTCGGTAATACCCTAGTTGGTAGCCGTCTGCTGCTCAAACAAATTCTCACCGGATGGGGAGCGCGTGCCGCCATCGCCCTAGCTCCTATACAACACTGGTTAGAAGCTCTCCGTCTTACCTATAACGGGCCGATTCCGCCCGGATTAGACAGTACAGAAACCATCGCCACCACCTTACAAACCTGGGCGGCTAGTTTCCCCTACCAACCCCAAGACCTGCTACCCGGTTCCAGAGGAGAAGAAAACTATCACAATCCCATCCGTAGTTATATCAGCCACTCCTTCTGGGAAATCGCAGAAAAACTAGGAGGGCAATCATTCAGTCGTGATTTTGTCATGCGCCTAGGCAACAATGGCTTCACCCCAGACATCCTCTTATTTTTAGGGCCGCCGCGCAACACACTTAGAGAATACTACCTCGAAGGGCCAGCCGAAATGGTACTCGAAGTGCTGCGACCCGGACATGAATACGCAGACCGCATCATCAAACGAGACTATTACGCCGCAGGTGGAGTACCAGAATACATCATTCTCAATCCAGCCCGAAAAGAAATCGAATTTTGGCACTTAATCGACGGAAAATATGAGCGAATGGCCCCTGACCCATCAGGATGCTACCGACCGCAGAGCGTACCGGGGTTAGTGTTTCTCCCCGACAATCTGTGGAGAGAAGATGAAGACTGGTATCGCTGGCCCCAAGACCCTCCAATTGTTTATATTGAAGGTACACAGCCAGAAAGTCGAAGACTGCGAACCGTAGAGAATGGTTTAGATTGGGGATGTTTACCATTTAATCCGCAATTGCAGTTAGAGCCAGTACCCATTTCTTTTGAACAGTATATTGCTTGGTGTCCAGAAGCCAAGTTTGAGTTCTGGGACGGGAAACCCCAAATTGGCGGTAAAGAAGGCATCCGCAACTTGATTGGGATGTTACTGATGACATGCGGTTTAGCAGATGCTTTAAAGGTCTTGTCGCCCGTTGAGTGGGTAACCGCGTTATTAGAAACAGAAACTTTGAGACAGCAAGATGCCCAACGGAAAGCAGTTTGGTGGGATTTGGCTCGTCAAGCAGCTACCCTATTGCGTTCTAAATATGGGGTAACTCGCTTGGGAGTCATTGGAGATTTAGTCAAACCTGAGCCCTTAAATTTTTGGTCTGAAATTACACTGGTTGTTTGGGATTTACCAGAGAGGAAAGGTTACGAGATTTACCAGGATTTGTCTAATTTGAGCAAGGAACCTGAGATTAACTTAATTGAGGCAGAGAGCAAGTATGCTACGCTAGCTCAACAGCAGTCAATTTCTCAATTTCTGGTTGAGATTTAG
- a CDS encoding type II toxin-antitoxin system Phd/YefM family antitoxin, with translation MHHVNLKEAETKLAELIEEAASGEEVVITRSDGAAFLIVPLVGVGAIPKFGSAKGKVIMSDDFDEPLADFEEYAP, from the coding sequence ATGCACCACGTTAACTTGAAAGAAGCTGAAACAAAACTAGCAGAATTGATTGAAGAAGCAGCAAGCGGAGAAGAAGTTGTAATCACACGCAGTGATGGAGCAGCTTTCCTAATTGTGCCGCTTGTTGGAGTGGGAGCTATCCCTAAATTCGGCAGTGCTAAGGGTAAGGTGATTATGTCGGATGATTTTGATGAGCCATTGGCAGATTTTGAGGAATACGCTCCCTGA
- a CDS encoding DUF4351 domain-containing protein: MSELKRYWIVVHYETELTAETEWDACHNIRLGNRIVEEASIAAQEIAFNADIKALISQTRLTVRKEAALAIILNQLYHKLQDFSLLANGLPPEIQAQVEALSIEQLEDLSIAVLNFNSLEDLSAYLQTQND, encoded by the coding sequence ATGAGTGAGTTGAAACGTTATTGGATTGTTGTCCACTATGAAACCGAGTTGACGGCAGAAACGGAGTGGGATGCTTGCCATAATATTCGTCTGGGCAATAGGATTGTTGAAGAGGCGAGTATTGCTGCCCAAGAGATTGCCTTTAATGCCGATATCAAAGCGTTGATTAGTCAAACGAGGCTTACCGTTCGTAAAGAAGCGGCTCTGGCTATTATTCTTAATCAACTCTACCATAAATTACAAGATTTTTCTTTACTCGCAAATGGGCTACCGCCAGAGATACAAGCCCAGGTGGAGGCACTATCGATTGAACAACTTGAAGACTTAAGTATAGCTGTCCTCAATTTTAACTCTTTGGAAGATCTAAGTGCCTATTTGCAGACTCAAAACGATTAA
- a CDS encoding tyrosine-type recombinase/integrase, with product MNTLPSHSAVEIVPASVARTLAERNVMEDLLATKRSENTRKAYNRDLKDFFWAVAHQEPTAQLVIEFLQLSKEQALSLVLGYKQQLLSKKLSEATINRRLAAIKALVAFAYRIGQCGWTLAELKGEKVKTYRDTTGIPPVVFKRMLQIPNRRTLKGKRDYALLRLLWDNVLRREEVCQANLEDLDLEGKTLKILGKGKGTQKETVTLSKPTVEALQDWLVARRELKRSKPLFIALDRASYGHRLTGTGVYKIVSQIAREAGINKPLSPHRIRHSGITAALEATNGDVRKVQKLSRHSDLNTLMIYDDNRKNQQGEVTDLLADLV from the coding sequence ATGAACACCCTCCCGTCTCATTCTGCTGTTGAAATTGTTCCGGCTTCTGTTGCTAGGACATTAGCTGAACGCAATGTGATGGAGGATTTATTAGCTACAAAACGTTCTGAGAATACTCGGAAAGCTTATAATCGGGATTTGAAGGATTTCTTTTGGGCAGTTGCTCATCAAGAACCAACCGCCCAGTTAGTGATTGAGTTTTTACAGCTATCGAAGGAACAAGCTTTAAGTTTGGTATTGGGTTATAAGCAGCAATTGTTATCCAAAAAGTTATCAGAAGCAACAATAAATCGACGTTTAGCCGCGATTAAAGCATTAGTGGCATTTGCTTATCGGATTGGACAATGTGGTTGGACGTTAGCCGAATTAAAGGGAGAGAAGGTTAAAACTTATCGTGATACGACAGGAATTCCTCCGGTGGTGTTTAAGAGGATGTTGCAAATTCCCAATCGTCGTACATTAAAAGGGAAGCGGGATTATGCTTTGTTAAGGTTGTTGTGGGATAATGTTTTGCGGCGGGAAGAGGTATGTCAAGCTAATCTTGAGGATTTGGACTTGGAGGGCAAGACACTCAAGATTTTGGGGAAGGGTAAAGGAACGCAGAAGGAAACGGTAACGTTATCAAAGCCAACGGTGGAAGCTCTACAAGATTGGTTGGTGGCGAGACGAGAATTGAAACGCTCTAAACCTTTATTTATTGCCTTGGATAGAGCGAGTTACGGTCATCGACTTACGGGGACAGGGGTTTATAAAATTGTTAGTCAAATTGCCAGAGAAGCAGGGATTAATAAACCGTTATCGCCTCACCGGATTCGTCATTCGGGGATAACAGCGGCATTGGAAGCAACGAATGGGGATGTGCGGAAGGTGCAGAAATTGAGCCGCCATTCGGATTTGAATACGTTGATGATTTATGACGATAATCGGAAAAATCAGCAGGGGGAAGTCACGGATTTGTTGGCGGATTTGGTTTAA
- a CDS encoding WGR domain-containing protein, producing the protein MPNNSSPLFTTQPENSLREKLLHSIWLHKDKYCYLFEPDGSYRLLSTDRRGQYTILPDSRSVLLAWTTDPFTETLLIQEDGSLFMSGSAFVEIGTRSEASLSANSSIEANTAIPNPSQSYEFEIDTGKMPNYGKLTLEGLQVRLIRTGYGGNFLSEDVREFQSHEEAEDYYHSTLLSYDPYYSCPPVYLELSDDHSHKFYEVTVNAFDVIIRYGRIGTSGQTNRSTYNSLQKAQAEAQKKINEKLKKGYVRLRLSSSSLLTPITEEPSRQEIAHPTTPVMASTLQANQEAWWQAIQLGVGSTVTIVAISNSPSFSFNLMTGQDFAYHFNPRLSEGQIVQNTKSRHWGLEERLSLPLEMGLGHQFTLTITVQETEFVVDLNNVFLCQYQHRIPPGEINSLRLICVQGNLQILSVQISHLKVKNTRLHSDLDITRFIRPAWKPVVTQGDGTLLASKFCGRPWLAAEEPWPTCPCCSKPMQLFLQLNLGELPEPVREEFGTGLLQLFHCIGCNSEADYELGTIYYGRVPYLIRKVRIRLVQPVGNGSTPPLPEINGEAYGTHFPALTITDWREIEDYPDLDDLVALVYGFEQVQEDHFWDEVVRRLGLDDLDEYDEVYPTDNGDKLGGYPRWVQGMECPGCPVCHAPMRQVFQLASRKNLSYMFGDMGIAHVLQCRTHKDQFAFVWACG; encoded by the coding sequence ATGCCTAACAATTCCTCTCCTTTATTCACAACACAGCCAGAAAACAGTCTTCGGGAGAAACTGCTCCACTCAATCTGGCTACACAAAGACAAATACTGTTATTTATTTGAACCCGATGGCTCTTATCGATTGTTAAGCACAGATCGCCGTGGTCAGTACACTATCTTACCCGATAGTCGCTCGGTTTTGCTGGCTTGGACAACCGATCCCTTCACTGAAACCCTGCTTATACAAGAAGATGGCAGTTTGTTCATGAGTGGGAGTGCCTTTGTTGAAATTGGGACACGCTCCGAAGCGTCCCTCTCTGCTAATTCTTCGATAGAAGCTAATACAGCGATTCCTAACCCCTCCCAAAGCTACGAGTTTGAAATCGATACAGGCAAAATGCCCAATTATGGAAAGCTCACCCTGGAGGGTTTGCAAGTCAGGCTAATTCGTACTGGTTATGGCGGAAATTTTTTATCTGAAGACGTGCGGGAGTTTCAGTCCCACGAGGAAGCAGAGGATTATTATCACTCCACCCTCCTCAGCTATGACCCTTACTATTCATGTCCTCCCGTCTACTTGGAACTTTCCGACGACCATTCCCACAAATTCTATGAAGTCACCGTTAACGCCTTTGATGTCATCATTCGCTATGGACGCATTGGTACAAGCGGACAAACCAATCGCAGCACCTATAACAGTCTCCAAAAAGCTCAAGCAGAAGCTCAGAAGAAAATTAATGAGAAGCTAAAAAAGGGTTATGTGAGATTGCGTCTTTCTAGCTCATCTCTCCTAACCCCAATCACAGAAGAACCTTCCCGTCAGGAAATAGCTCACCCGACAACTCCAGTCATGGCAAGCACCCTTCAAGCTAACCAAGAGGCGTGGTGGCAGGCTATACAACTAGGGGTGGGTTCCACGGTGACAATTGTTGCTATCTCCAATAGTCCCTCCTTTTCGTTCAACCTGATGACAGGACAAGACTTCGCCTATCACTTTAATCCTCGTTTATCTGAAGGGCAAATTGTACAAAATACCAAGAGCAGACATTGGGGTCTGGAAGAGAGACTTTCCTTACCCCTAGAGATGGGGTTAGGTCATCAGTTTACATTAACAATCACGGTTCAAGAAACTGAATTTGTTGTTGATTTGAATAACGTCTTTCTGTGTCAATATCAACATCGCATCCCCCCTGGGGAAATTAATAGTTTGCGATTAATCTGTGTTCAGGGAAATCTGCAAATTTTGTCCGTTCAAATATCTCATCTCAAGGTTAAAAATACTCGTCTTCACTCAGACCTCGACATTACCCGATTTATCCGTCCCGCTTGGAAACCAGTCGTTACTCAAGGGGATGGTACTCTCCTCGCTTCTAAGTTTTGTGGTCGCCCTTGGTTAGCAGCAGAGGAACCCTGGCCGACTTGTCCTTGTTGCAGCAAGCCAATGCAACTGTTTCTGCAACTGAATTTGGGTGAGTTACCCGAACCTGTGCGTGAGGAGTTTGGTACAGGTCTACTGCAACTGTTTCACTGTATTGGGTGTAACTCGGAGGCAGATTATGAATTGGGAACCATTTATTATGGTCGAGTACCCTATTTGATTAGAAAGGTTAGGATTCGTTTAGTGCAGCCAGTGGGAAACGGTTCAACTCCTCCTTTACCCGAAATTAATGGTGAAGCTTATGGAACGCATTTTCCGGCTCTGACGATCACTGATTGGCGAGAAATTGAAGATTATCCTGATCTTGACGATTTGGTGGCGCTAGTTTATGGCTTTGAGCAGGTGCAGGAGGATCACTTTTGGGATGAGGTGGTCAGAAGGTTAGGTTTGGATGACTTAGATGAATATGATGAGGTATACCCCACTGATAACGGCGATAAACTCGGAGGCTATCCGCGTTGGGTTCAGGGGATGGAGTGTCCGGGCTGTCCCGTTTGCCATGCTCCGATGCGACAAGTGTTTCAACTGGCTTCGCGTAAAAATCTTTCGTATATGTTTGGGGATATGGGCATTGCTCATGTCCTTCAATGTCGAACACACAAAGACCAGTTTGCGTTTGTTTGGGCGTGTGGCTAA
- a CDS encoding pyrimidine dimer DNA glycosylase/endonuclease V has translation MNSAVDLDGWRFLGLSQGGLWGKYVPLRPGELTPEDKILRRQQAEERSLERLAIKQGIAESLSMQQRDRNFRQLLNQLSLHPDDRKDLERRGLSPEQIRRGMFRSVSPTVKLDEPVSPQLPGMAVDGRHLTVKHQGYFCPIFNPEGLIIGGQIRLRDTVNSKYRWLLSPQNRNRSHAVTSHLQETGELPLQCVWVNPQQRDIRLAEGILKPWIAAHRRHQNYLGAAGGQFTSSPQLLNCYLEIFQPQRIILTPDGGAKNNPHVLRQYRHLYQLLQSWGYFLWVEWWGQETKQHPDVDEITSDTATEIIPYSEWDVTVGEERIAFGENAFISATEWENRFKLPQLKTELTQTLKTFFTKVFKKPSVTPGFAPQLPKNPSQNPEAKFPVSTSAIVKWQPPKFSQINYKPGKLPEFEDWLQIGSPSIQFEAGQRLTLLKEAYNKGYQTIKDSTPPGYGKSYDAGQINLSTFDIDLNNKDNKTRIFYLSPDHRNPTNITLEQNYVDLEARHEGLIQDTTRKTAMGNPFLERWKFSKQYQAPTIPTNCPETRTFELTAQRNLTVFGGQDSPICQSCPHLHGCSFLNQRRETLSHERLIRADIHSMSKPAETDIGIIEESGVNLHPTQTVSVTLADIERTAGKLQFAKDLRIFKALRPILSSVYQAIKDLSSQNKRYGMSHFELMKVLPTPEELNDKIWELYADDWLKTNDVWGKPRYHYEMIDGEPVATHIIGEDWEIPSLHDLKQECYRLLGHNLDKLLNGTMTPQEKQQVIEENLILNWIAPLVNALCGNRKISLQVVGNTLSITQPWKRHLEIVNSFGFRIFLDATQTKEDLARNLKIASTQILEIRQRQQPIPNLQIHIIRGLGHCGKQRRKTQQDRIKLAVEAIAYRHQGQRVAVNDHKAVTEDYQPLLHTILEKLGYWHRDTRGSNQFLNTQILLNVGLPIPNLGQLAAQWQALTGQSRKPTQLTGEYGAWVYRKIWAELIQADARLRAHLRQNEQLHVYHLADLDNAAVLQLRLAFPGATVTVEEVYDYAPEAASKGIQIERGIIATMWDLIEGGKKTTIDQVAELVGVTQGRISQMCSSLGGFKQVKKTLILLLEAINSKTKLLDLPEELKWIAQVYLPAVAQTLESGTQITAEESTIEVVRDLMTVTKVYSMKPLKLILANTPLSTLCQLFRVLVRVLPIEIQEVLKSFFLLEMSLTA, from the coding sequence ATGAACAGCGCCGTTGACCTTGACGGTTGGCGGTTTCTCGGACTTTCTCAAGGGGGGTTATGGGGAAAATATGTACCCCTACGTCCTGGCGAGTTAACCCCAGAAGACAAAATACTCCGACGCCAACAAGCCGAAGAACGCTCATTAGAACGACTTGCCATTAAACAAGGGATTGCAGAAAGTTTGTCGATGCAACAGCGCGATCGCAACTTCCGACAACTTCTGAACCAACTTAGCCTTCACCCCGATGACCGAAAAGACTTAGAACGTCGAGGGTTATCCCCTGAACAAATTCGCCGGGGAATGTTTCGTTCCGTTTCTCCAACAGTCAAACTCGATGAACCCGTCTCTCCTCAACTTCCTGGTATGGCGGTAGACGGACGACATCTAACCGTTAAACATCAAGGTTACTTCTGCCCCATCTTCAACCCAGAAGGATTAATTATTGGCGGTCAAATTCGGCTTCGAGACACCGTAAACAGCAAATATCGATGGTTACTTTCTCCGCAAAATCGTAATCGTTCCCATGCTGTGACCTCCCACCTTCAAGAAACAGGTGAACTTCCCCTACAATGTGTCTGGGTTAATCCCCAACAACGGGATATTCGACTCGCTGAAGGAATTCTCAAACCTTGGATTGCTGCCCACCGCAGACATCAAAACTATTTGGGTGCAGCCGGAGGACAATTTACCAGCAGTCCTCAATTGCTTAATTGTTACCTTGAAATTTTCCAACCCCAACGAATCATTCTGACTCCTGATGGAGGTGCTAAAAATAATCCCCATGTCCTGAGACAGTATCGGCATCTTTATCAACTCCTGCAATCTTGGGGTTACTTTTTATGGGTTGAGTGGTGGGGTCAGGAAACCAAACAACATCCTGATGTTGATGAAATTACCTCAGATACCGCCACAGAAATTATCCCTTACTCGGAATGGGATGTCACAGTAGGGGAAGAAAGGATAGCCTTCGGTGAAAACGCTTTCATCTCGGCTACTGAGTGGGAAAATCGGTTTAAATTACCTCAACTCAAAACTGAGTTAACCCAAACCCTCAAAACTTTTTTTACCAAAGTTTTCAAGAAACCTTCGGTAACACCAGGATTTGCACCGCAACTCCCTAAAAATCCTTCCCAAAATCCAGAGGCAAAATTTCCTGTCTCTACCAGCGCCATAGTTAAATGGCAGCCACCCAAATTTTCTCAAATTAACTACAAACCCGGAAAATTACCTGAGTTTGAAGATTGGTTACAAATCGGTTCACCCAGTATTCAGTTTGAAGCAGGGCAACGTCTAACACTCCTTAAAGAAGCATACAATAAGGGTTATCAAACCATCAAAGATTCCACTCCTCCAGGTTACGGAAAATCTTATGATGCAGGGCAAATTAATTTATCAACTTTTGATATTGACCTAAACAATAAAGATAATAAAACTCGGATTTTTTATCTATCCCCTGACCATCGAAATCCCACTAATATTACCCTTGAACAAAATTATGTTGATCTCGAAGCGAGACACGAAGGATTAATTCAAGACACCACTCGCAAAACAGCAATGGGAAATCCCTTCTTAGAACGTTGGAAATTTTCTAAGCAATATCAAGCCCCTACTATTCCCACGAACTGTCCTGAAACTCGCACATTTGAACTGACAGCACAACGAAATTTAACTGTTTTTGGCGGTCAGGATTCTCCCATCTGCCAAAGTTGTCCTCACTTACATGGGTGCAGTTTCTTAAATCAACGACGGGAAACCTTAAGCCATGAACGGTTAATTCGGGCTGACATTCACTCAATGTCAAAACCAGCCGAAACTGACATTGGCATTATTGAGGAGTCAGGAGTTAACTTACATCCCACTCAAACCGTGAGTGTAACCTTGGCAGATATTGAGAGGACGGCGGGAAAACTACAATTTGCAAAAGATCTCCGTATCTTTAAAGCATTGCGTCCTATTTTAAGTTCTGTTTATCAAGCCATTAAAGATTTATCTTCTCAAAATAAACGCTATGGAATGAGCCATTTTGAGTTGATGAAAGTATTACCCACACCGGAAGAACTTAACGATAAAATTTGGGAACTGTATGCAGACGATTGGTTAAAAACTAACGATGTTTGGGGAAAACCTCGTTATCACTATGAAATGATTGATGGTGAACCTGTTGCTACCCATATTATCGGTGAAGATTGGGAAATTCCCTCTCTCCACGACCTCAAACAGGAATGCTATCGTTTGTTAGGACATAACCTGGATAAATTGTTAAATGGAACAATGACTCCGCAGGAAAAGCAACAAGTTATTGAAGAAAATCTGATCCTAAATTGGATAGCTCCCCTTGTTAATGCTCTCTGTGGAAATCGGAAAATTAGTTTGCAAGTTGTTGGGAATACCTTAAGCATTACCCAACCTTGGAAACGCCACTTAGAGATTGTCAACTCTTTTGGATTTAGAATTTTCCTGGATGCGACTCAAACGAAAGAAGATTTAGCCCGAAATCTCAAGATCGCTTCGACACAGATCTTAGAAATTCGCCAACGTCAACAACCGATTCCTAATTTACAGATTCATATTATTCGAGGATTAGGACATTGTGGAAAACAACGACGAAAAACCCAACAGGATAGAATTAAATTAGCTGTAGAGGCGATCGCCTATCGTCATCAAGGTCAACGAGTTGCTGTTAATGATCATAAGGCAGTTACAGAAGACTATCAACCTTTACTCCATACTATTTTAGAAAAATTGGGTTATTGGCATCGAGATACAAGGGGTTCTAATCAGTTTCTTAATACTCAAATTCTTTTAAATGTTGGTTTACCCATTCCCAATTTAGGACAACTTGCGGCTCAATGGCAAGCCCTCACAGGACAGTCAAGAAAGCCAACTCAATTAACAGGAGAATATGGAGCCTGGGTATATCGTAAAATTTGGGCTGAACTCATTCAAGCAGATGCTCGACTTCGTGCTCATTTGAGACAGAATGAACAATTGCACGTCTATCATTTGGCTGATTTAGATAATGCTGCGGTATTACAGTTACGTTTAGCGTTTCCAGGTGCAACGGTTACTGTTGAAGAGGTTTATGATTATGCACCAGAAGCCGCCTCGAAAGGGATACAAATTGAACGAGGAATTATAGCGACTATGTGGGATTTAATAGAAGGTGGCAAGAAAACAACGATTGATCAAGTTGCTGAATTGGTGGGGGTTACACAGGGACGAATTAGTCAAATGTGTTCATCATTAGGGGGTTTTAAGCAAGTCAAAAAAACTTTAATTTTGTTATTAGAAGCTATTAATAGCAAAACTAAACTTTTGGATTTACCAGAAGAACTCAAATGGATAGCTCAAGTTTATCTCCCTGCGGTTGCTCAAACTTTAGAATCTGGGACACAAATAACGGCGGAGGAAAGCACAATTGAGGTGGTTCGTGATTTAATGACTGTTACTAAGGTTTACAGTATGAAGCCATTGAAATTGATTTTAGCTAACACTCCCCTATCTACTTTGTGCCAGTTATTTAGGGTATTAGTCCGTGTATTACCCATTGAGATTCAGGAGGTTTTAAAATCGTTCTTTTTATTGGAAATGTCTCTTACCGCTTGA